A genomic region of Fodinisporobacter ferrooxydans contains the following coding sequences:
- a CDS encoding ABC transporter ATP-binding protein, giving the protein MIHLHGVTKFYKKKKIAGPLDMDVLQGESVALVGGNGAGKSTTLRVIAGLLKPSRGAAEIGGHPAGSKEAKQMLFYLPQKLMLPGHLTLNEALRFFSKLHNRPIADIQNLAAIYHLSDVTDDRIGTFSGGMMQRLGLLIADHVNTPILLLDEPTSNLDRQGIELFFEQMYAWRKNGRTIVFASHAAAEINELADRCVVMESGRVQEMYATTSAVSKRTEGFAHA; this is encoded by the coding sequence ATGATTCATCTGCATGGTGTAACCAAATTCTATAAGAAGAAAAAAATTGCCGGTCCTCTGGATATGGATGTATTGCAAGGAGAATCGGTGGCTCTTGTTGGCGGCAATGGTGCGGGAAAAAGCACGACATTGCGGGTGATTGCGGGATTATTGAAGCCAAGTCGCGGTGCTGCAGAAATTGGCGGGCATCCGGCAGGCAGCAAAGAGGCCAAACAAATGCTTTTTTATCTGCCGCAAAAATTAATGCTTCCCGGCCATCTGACATTGAATGAAGCACTTCGATTCTTTTCGAAGCTCCACAATCGTCCCATAGCGGATATTCAAAATCTGGCGGCCATCTACCATTTATCAGATGTAACGGATGACCGAATTGGAACATTTTCCGGTGGAATGATGCAGCGTCTTGGATTGTTAATCGCGGATCATGTGAACACTCCCATTTTATTATTGGATGAACCGACTTCAAATCTGGATCGGCAAGGGATTGAATTGTTTTTCGAGCAAATGTATGCATGGCGAAAGAATGGACGGACAATTGTGTTTGCTTCACATGCTGCTGCAGAGATCAATGAGTTGGCAGATCGATGTGTAGTAATGGAAAGCGGCCGCGTGCAAGAAATGTATGCAACCACATCGGCAGTCTCCAAACGAACGGAGGGGTTCGCACATGCGTGA
- a CDS encoding ABC transporter permease — protein sequence MREIWMMANYEWKLIRSKRLLLLFAIFYAVLCIAIAYFGSFYAGYGRIQNLRTTGISLMNFSLLFLPLMALLSGVTSFTDQKESWELICTQPITIGELMIGKFLGQFFGMILPILAGFVMSAIVIVSSGTFYGWRDYLFLLLLNIVTAAVFLAISFAVAALCKRGAKVFGWIFAVWATMVLFYDMLVIGLVILSTGLNQQISLWAALLFNPVDMIRILGVSQMGVYDAVSATGTLVQETLQTKGPAFLLVAVFIWFAGCLFAAIQFTRRQDLV from the coding sequence ATGCGTGAAATCTGGATGATGGCGAACTATGAATGGAAACTGATTCGTTCGAAACGTTTGCTTTTGCTTTTTGCAATTTTTTATGCCGTGCTATGTATTGCCATTGCCTATTTCGGATCGTTTTACGCAGGCTATGGCAGAATTCAAAACTTGCGGACGACTGGAATTTCCCTCATGAATTTTTCTCTGCTGTTTCTGCCGTTGATGGCATTGCTATCTGGTGTCACAAGCTTTACGGATCAAAAAGAATCTTGGGAGCTCATTTGTACACAACCAATCACCATCGGTGAATTGATGATCGGAAAGTTTTTGGGACAATTTTTCGGTATGATTCTGCCGATTTTAGCGGGATTTGTGATGTCGGCAATTGTTATTGTGTCAAGCGGCACGTTTTATGGTTGGCGAGATTATCTCTTCTTGCTTTTGTTAAATATCGTAACTGCCGCAGTGTTTTTGGCGATCTCATTTGCTGTTGCCGCACTATGCAAGCGCGGTGCGAAAGTATTTGGCTGGATATTTGCCGTTTGGGCGACCATGGTGCTTTTTTACGATATGTTGGTGATTGGACTTGTTATTTTAAGTACGGGATTGAACCAACAAATTTCCTTATGGGCAGCGCTTTTATTCAATCCTGTCGATATGATACGAATTTTGGGTGTTTCACAAATGGGTGTATATGATGCCGTCTCGGCAACCGGTACGTTAGTGCAAGAGACTTTGCAAACGAAAGGGCCGGCATTCTTGCTTGTTGCGGTTTTCATCTGGTTTGCCGGTTGCTTGTTTGCAGCCATTCAATTCACACGCCGTCAGGATTTGGTCTAG
- a CDS encoding FixH family protein, translating to MRSLGSVMVHVIDVIDVIDVKWRNVRMRRFIKRSCLVSISLASAYFLTGCGDIATQSTDHYTITFLNRNTVQQANQKADFQFQIQGKGSISAPDSVVLDFDNVEMDHGKNEVTAKSIGHGKYDGATKLPMGGKWAVTVHIGKESAQFPFQAEGNMANPAGGDEK from the coding sequence GTGCGGTCATTAGGATCAGTTATGGTTCATGTGATTGATGTGATTGATGTGATTGATGTGAAGTGGAGGAATGTAAGAATGCGCCGATTTATAAAACGGTCGTGTCTTGTATCCATAAGTCTGGCGAGCGCATATTTCCTGACAGGTTGCGGGGATATTGCTACACAAAGTACCGATCACTATACGATTACATTTCTTAACAGGAACACCGTGCAGCAGGCAAATCAAAAGGCGGATTTTCAATTTCAGATTCAAGGAAAGGGAAGCATATCTGCTCCTGATTCGGTAGTGCTTGATTTTGACAATGTGGAGATGGATCACGGCAAAAATGAAGTGACAGCAAAGTCGATCGGCCACGGGAAATATGATGGGGCGACAAAGCTGCCGATGGGCGGAAAATGGGCGGTTACCGTACATATCGGCAAAGAAAGCGCCCAATTTCCTTTTCAGGCGGAAGGAAACATGGCGAATCCTGCAGGGGGTGATGAAAAGTAA
- a CDS encoding c-type cytochrome, with amino-acid sequence MKKKLIFAAIATMGVLVLAGCGSTSSSQQADNSSQSSNTQAGSEASSQSAGSSGGAAKTTNTGATASAGDAAKGKAVFDQSCASCHSTGTDQIVGPGLKGITAQPTIAANGKPMNDTNLTEWIKTGGTGKIGNMPGMAGSLSDQQIADVVAYVKTLK; translated from the coding sequence ATGAAGAAGAAACTCATCTTTGCTGCAATTGCCACAATGGGCGTATTAGTGCTTGCCGGTTGCGGCAGTACGTCAAGTTCGCAACAAGCGGATAACTCTTCCCAGTCTTCAAACACGCAAGCCGGTTCGGAGGCTTCTTCGCAAAGCGCCGGCAGTTCCGGTGGCGCCGCTAAAACAACCAACACAGGCGCAACAGCTTCTGCAGGAGATGCTGCGAAAGGAAAAGCTGTTTTCGATCAAAGTTGCGCCAGCTGCCATTCGACGGGGACAGATCAGATCGTTGGACCAGGCCTGAAAGGGATAACGGCACAACCGACCATTGCAGCAAACGGCAAACCGATGAATGATACCAACTTGACTGAATGGATCAAAACCGGCGGTACAGGTAAAATCGGCAACATGCCGGGTATGGCGGGAAGTCTTTCGGATCAGCAGATTGCAGATGTTGTGGCATATGTCAAGACATTGAAGTAA
- a CDS encoding MFS transporter codes for MTKQKGATSVLVISTLAMVVAFTCWAAISPLAVLLQKTYHLSATQKSILVAIPVLLGSVMRIPLGMATDRFGGRKVYSLLMLFLVIPAIGLANAHSYMAYVGWAFLLGMAGTSFAVGIASVSKWYPPNEQGLVLGITGMGNIGTAVAGFALPTIAKTSGISSAFWALVAPVVIAAVAIFLFTKDPVVSKKAQPASQQFAVMKNKMVWVLSLFYFVTFGGFVAFGNYLPSLLVDVFKITPIDAGMRAAGFVVLATLVRPIGGYLADKFGASKMLSLIFILLSACALILSVALSNIIAMTIACLLTAALVGIGNGTVFKLVPQYFPTTTGIVTGIVGAAGGIGGFFPPIVMGIIKDATGGYALGFVFLLVFTFSCLLVNGKLRRSAPNNIKMSSAS; via the coding sequence ATGACGAAGCAAAAAGGTGCAACGAGCGTTTTGGTAATCAGCACATTGGCAATGGTGGTTGCTTTCACCTGTTGGGCAGCGATCTCGCCATTGGCGGTGTTGCTGCAGAAAACGTACCATTTGTCCGCTACACAAAAAAGTATTTTGGTTGCGATCCCTGTTTTATTGGGTTCCGTCATGCGGATTCCGCTGGGAATGGCGACAGACCGTTTCGGCGGCAGAAAAGTGTATTCTCTGCTGATGCTGTTCCTCGTCATTCCGGCGATTGGTCTTGCGAATGCCCATTCGTATATGGCTTATGTCGGTTGGGCGTTCTTGCTTGGCATGGCCGGAACATCCTTTGCGGTCGGGATCGCTTCCGTCTCAAAATGGTATCCGCCCAATGAACAAGGACTCGTACTTGGAATTACCGGTATGGGGAATATCGGAACGGCCGTTGCAGGGTTCGCTTTGCCCACAATTGCCAAAACCAGCGGTATCTCTTCCGCATTCTGGGCTTTGGTTGCGCCGGTCGTGATTGCGGCAGTTGCCATCTTCCTGTTTACGAAAGATCCAGTGGTGTCGAAAAAAGCTCAACCTGCCAGTCAACAATTCGCCGTTATGAAAAACAAAATGGTCTGGGTATTGTCATTATTCTACTTTGTCACATTTGGCGGTTTCGTTGCATTTGGAAACTACTTGCCGAGTCTGCTTGTCGACGTGTTTAAAATCACACCGATTGATGCAGGCATGCGTGCAGCAGGTTTTGTCGTATTGGCAACGCTTGTCCGTCCGATTGGCGGATATTTGGCAGATAAATTTGGAGCCAGCAAGATGCTTTCATTGATCTTTATTCTGTTGTCTGCCTGTGCGCTCATCCTCAGTGTGGCGTTGTCGAACATTATTGCGATGACGATTGCTTGCCTATTGACGGCGGCTCTTGTCGGAATCGGCAATGGTACGGTATTTAAGCTTGTACCCCAATATTTCCCGACAACAACGGGGATCGTTACAGGGATTGTCGGAGCTGCCGGAGGAATCGGCGGATTTTTCCCGCCGATTGTCATGGGGATTATCAAAGATGCTACAGGCGGCTATGCGTTGGGATTTGTCTTCCTGTTAGTCTTTACATTCTCCTGTTTGCTGGTAAATGGGAAATTGCGCCGGAGTGCTCCCAACAACATAAAAATGTCCAGCGCTTCTTGA
- a CDS encoding nitrate reductase subunit alpha, which translates to MKKQPSPFLKKLRFFQPRERFSDGWSEVSPQDREWEKIYRQRWQHDKVVRTTHGVNCTGSCSWKVFVKDGIITWENQQTDYPSTGPDMPEFEPRGCPRGASFSWYVYSPLRVKYPYVRGKLLKFWREALKQTNNNPVAAWKSIVEDPEKTKQYKKARGKGGFVRATWDEVNGMISAAMIHTLQSYGPDRIAGFTPIPAMSMVSYASGARFLSMVGSPMLSFYDWYADLPPASPQIWGDQTDVPESSDWYNAGYIMMWGSNVPMTRTPDAHFMTEVRYKGTKVVAVSPDYAENVKFADNWLAPNPGSDAALAQAMTHVILKEFYVEKQTEYFTDYAKRYTDLPYWIRLKKQGDAYVSDRFLLASDLGFDVKQGDWKPVVLDATSGEWVIPNGSIGHRWADHGKWNLKQEDDQGRRYDPKLTLLGSEDEIVQVDFPYFDEHTRTTFRRGLPVKTIEQDGETLYVASVYDLMLANYGVGRGLPGEYPVDYQDAKPFTPAWQEQHTGVNPNLVVQIAREFAQNAVDTKGRSMIIMGAGINHWFNGDTIYRAILNLVLLTGAQGVNGGGWAHYVGQEKCRPIEGWSTVAFGRDWSMPARQQNAASFYYFATDQWRYDELPLNELAAATTGKPRYQHSADYNVLAARLGWLPSYPQFNRNSLDLVEQAKRNGATSAEGYSDYIVRELKNGAMQFAVEDPDHPVNFPRMLFVWRSNLLSSSGKGHEYFLKHLLGTHHGVLSEESKDNRPQEVIWREQAPEGKLDLLVSLDFRMAGNALHSDIVLPAATWYEKHDLSSTDMHPFVHPFNPAINPPWEAKSDWDIFKGLAYSFSEMSKTYFAGTKTDVVTVPLLHDSPEELSQPFGKVRDWRKGEIEAIPGRTMPKFAYVERDYTKIYDKYIALGPNVEKNPVGAHGISFSVADQYDRLKKFNGVVAKPGIANGMPKLETGRDAAQVMLTLSSATNGKIAVRAWEAEEKKTGMELRDLAEERANEHFTFADITAQPRQVIPTPVFSGSNKGNRRYSPFTTSIERLVPFRTLTGRQHFYIDHEILLEFGEGFPIYKPTLPSQVFADFDNQPAEQGPEITLRYLTPHGKWNIHSMYQDNLHMLTLFRGGPNVWINHKDAEQAGIKDNDWLEVYNRNGVVTARAVVSHRMPRGTLYMYHAQDRHINVPGSTITKDRGGTHNSPTKIHLKPTQMIGGYAQLSYGFNYYGPIGNQRDLYVKVRKMKEVSWLED; encoded by the coding sequence ATGAAAAAGCAGCCTTCCCCTTTTCTGAAAAAATTGCGGTTTTTTCAACCGCGTGAACGTTTTTCAGATGGTTGGAGTGAAGTAAGCCCACAAGATCGGGAGTGGGAAAAAATATATCGGCAGCGCTGGCAGCATGACAAAGTTGTCAGAACGACACACGGGGTCAATTGTACAGGTTCCTGCAGCTGGAAAGTATTTGTGAAAGACGGCATTATCACATGGGAAAATCAGCAAACGGATTATCCAAGCACCGGACCGGATATGCCGGAATTTGAACCGCGGGGATGTCCGCGGGGCGCCAGTTTTTCCTGGTACGTATACAGTCCGCTACGTGTGAAATATCCATATGTTCGCGGCAAGCTGCTGAAGTTTTGGCGGGAAGCGTTAAAGCAAACAAACAACAATCCGGTGGCGGCATGGAAGAGTATTGTGGAAGATCCGGAAAAGACGAAGCAATACAAAAAAGCTCGCGGAAAAGGCGGATTTGTCCGTGCGACCTGGGATGAAGTAAACGGAATGATCTCAGCGGCCATGATTCACACGCTGCAATCCTATGGTCCGGATCGCATTGCCGGATTTACGCCCATACCTGCCATGTCAATGGTCAGCTATGCATCAGGCGCACGTTTCCTTTCCATGGTCGGATCGCCAATGCTGAGTTTCTATGACTGGTATGCAGACTTGCCGCCTGCATCGCCGCAGATTTGGGGCGATCAGACAGACGTGCCGGAAAGCAGCGACTGGTATAACGCCGGCTATATCATGATGTGGGGTTCCAATGTTCCGATGACACGTACGCCGGATGCCCACTTTATGACAGAAGTTCGGTACAAAGGCACAAAGGTCGTCGCGGTAAGCCCGGACTATGCGGAAAACGTGAAGTTCGCGGATAACTGGCTGGCTCCAAATCCAGGTTCGGATGCGGCCTTGGCACAAGCGATGACACATGTCATTCTCAAAGAATTTTATGTTGAGAAACAGACGGAATATTTTACTGATTATGCGAAACGGTATACCGATTTGCCGTATTGGATTCGATTGAAAAAACAAGGCGATGCTTACGTATCCGATCGTTTCTTGCTGGCGAGCGACCTCGGCTTTGACGTGAAACAAGGGGACTGGAAGCCGGTTGTTCTCGATGCGACAAGCGGTGAGTGGGTGATTCCGAACGGGAGTATCGGCCATCGCTGGGCGGATCATGGCAAATGGAATTTGAAGCAGGAAGACGATCAAGGTCGTCGGTATGATCCGAAATTGACGTTGCTGGGCTCGGAAGATGAGATTGTGCAAGTCGATTTTCCCTACTTTGATGAACATACGCGGACGACATTCCGCCGCGGTTTGCCGGTGAAGACGATCGAACAGGATGGAGAGACCCTTTATGTCGCGTCTGTGTATGATCTCATGCTTGCCAATTACGGCGTGGGCCGTGGACTTCCGGGCGAATATCCGGTGGACTACCAAGACGCCAAGCCTTTTACACCTGCCTGGCAGGAACAACATACAGGCGTAAATCCGAATCTCGTCGTTCAGATCGCTCGCGAATTTGCCCAAAATGCGGTGGATACAAAGGGGCGGTCCATGATTATCATGGGTGCCGGGATTAACCACTGGTTTAATGGTGACACGATTTATCGGGCCATTCTGAACCTGGTTCTCTTAACAGGAGCGCAAGGTGTCAATGGCGGCGGATGGGCGCATTATGTGGGGCAGGAAAAATGCCGGCCGATTGAAGGGTGGTCGACAGTCGCTTTCGGGCGTGACTGGTCAATGCCGGCCAGACAGCAAAACGCCGCTTCTTTCTACTATTTTGCAACAGATCAATGGCGCTATGACGAATTGCCGCTGAATGAATTGGCGGCTGCCACGACCGGCAAACCGAGATATCAACATTCTGCCGATTACAATGTACTTGCGGCAAGGTTAGGCTGGCTGCCATCCTATCCGCAATTCAATCGAAATTCGTTGGATCTGGTGGAACAAGCCAAACGCAATGGAGCGACTTCAGCCGAGGGATATTCCGATTATATCGTCAGGGAATTGAAAAATGGCGCAATGCAATTTGCAGTGGAAGATCCGGATCACCCGGTAAACTTCCCGCGCATGTTGTTTGTCTGGCGCTCCAATCTATTGTCCAGTTCCGGCAAGGGGCACGAATATTTCTTGAAACATTTATTAGGGACACATCATGGTGTGTTATCGGAAGAAAGCAAGGATAACCGCCCGCAGGAAGTAATCTGGCGGGAGCAGGCTCCGGAAGGAAAGCTCGACTTGCTGGTCAGCCTTGATTTCCGAATGGCTGGCAACGCGCTGCATTCAGACATCGTATTGCCGGCAGCTACCTGGTATGAAAAACACGACTTGAGCAGTACAGATATGCATCCCTTCGTGCATCCATTTAACCCGGCGATTAATCCGCCTTGGGAAGCGAAATCCGACTGGGATATTTTCAAAGGTTTGGCATACAGCTTTTCCGAGATGTCCAAGACGTATTTTGCAGGAACGAAAACAGATGTCGTAACAGTACCGCTGCTGCACGATTCGCCGGAAGAATTGTCACAGCCTTTTGGAAAAGTGCGGGATTGGCGCAAAGGGGAAATCGAAGCGATTCCTGGCCGAACGATGCCGAAGTTTGCGTATGTGGAACGGGATTATACGAAAATCTACGATAAATATATTGCGTTAGGACCCAATGTTGAAAAAAATCCGGTCGGTGCGCATGGAATTTCTTTCTCTGTCGCGGATCAATATGATCGTCTGAAAAAATTCAATGGCGTTGTTGCAAAGCCTGGCATCGCCAACGGCATGCCGAAATTGGAGACGGGACGGGATGCGGCGCAAGTGATGCTGACGCTGTCCAGCGCCACAAATGGCAAAATTGCAGTCCGCGCATGGGAAGCGGAAGAGAAAAAAACGGGCATGGAGCTGCGGGATTTGGCAGAAGAGCGGGCGAATGAACATTTTACATTTGCGGATATTACGGCACAACCGCGGCAGGTGATTCCGACACCGGTATTTAGCGGTTCGAATAAAGGAAATCGCCGCTACTCGCCATTTACCACATCGATTGAACGTCTCGTGCCATTCCGTACGCTGACTGGAAGACAACATTTTTATATCGATCATGAAATTTTGCTGGAATTCGGCGAAGGGTTTCCGATCTACAAGCCGACACTGCCAAGCCAAGTGTTTGCTGATTTTGATAACCAACCGGCAGAGCAAGGACCGGAAATCACGTTGCGTTATTTGACGCCACATGGCAAGTGGAATATTCACAGCATGTATCAGGACAACTTGCACATGTTGACATTATTCCGCGGCGGCCCGAATGTCTGGATCAATCATAAAGACGCCGAGCAAGCAGGAATCAAAGATAACGATTGGCTGGAAGTCTACAACCGCAATGGCGTGGTTACGGCACGGGCAGTCGTCAGTCACCGGATGCCGCGCGGCACTCTTTATATGTATCATGCCCAAGATCGGCATATCAATGTACCCGGCTCGACGATTACAAAAGATCGCGGCGGTACACACAACAGCCCGACGAAAATTCATCTCAAACCAACACAGATGATCGGCGGCTATGCGCAATTAAGCTACGGGTTTAACTACTACGGCCCGATTGGCAATCAGCGGGATTTATACGTAAAGGTTCGCAAAATGAAGGAGGTGTCTTGGCTTGAAGATTAA
- the narH gene encoding nitrate reductase subunit beta, whose product MKIKAQVAMVMNLDKCIGCHTCSVTCKNTWTNRPGAEYIWFNNVETKPGVGYPVEWENQEKRKGGWILKDGKLQLRAGNKANKLANIFHNPDLPTMDEYYEPWNYDYETLINSPEKKHQPVARPKSAVTGEYMDIQWGPNWEDDLAGAPEHAPRDPNLVKLEESIRMEFEQAFMMYLPRICEHCLNPGCVASCPSGAMYKRDEDGIVLVDQEACRGWRFCMSGCPYKKVYFNWQTKKAEKCTFCFPRIEAGLPTVCSETCTGRIRYIGILLYDADRVQEAASTPNEKDLYQAQLSLFLDPNDPAVIEQARKDGIADDWIEAAQHSPIYKLAIKYGVALPLHPEYRTLPMVWYVPPLSPIMNVFEGKGSELNGDVIFPAIEEMRIPVEYLASILTAGDTDVIRLVLGRMAAMRHYMRSQTTGKAANLELLESLGLTEETVQEMYRLLAIAKYEDRFVIPTAHKEQAMNLYSEQGSTGFSFSDCNSCEVGGYSGDNIHFYPSYRD is encoded by the coding sequence TTGAAGATTAAAGCACAAGTCGCAATGGTCATGAACCTCGACAAATGTATTGGATGCCATACTTGCAGCGTCACATGCAAAAACACCTGGACGAATCGTCCGGGTGCGGAATATATCTGGTTTAACAATGTAGAGACAAAACCGGGTGTCGGATATCCGGTGGAATGGGAAAATCAAGAGAAACGCAAAGGCGGCTGGATTCTGAAAGATGGAAAACTGCAATTGCGGGCGGGGAACAAAGCAAATAAGCTGGCAAACATTTTTCATAATCCGGATCTGCCGACAATGGATGAATACTATGAACCCTGGAATTATGATTATGAAACATTGATCAATAGTCCGGAGAAAAAACACCAGCCGGTTGCTCGTCCCAAATCGGCAGTGACCGGAGAATATATGGATATTCAATGGGGCCCGAACTGGGAAGACGACTTGGCGGGAGCGCCGGAACATGCGCCGCGGGATCCGAACCTGGTAAAACTGGAAGAATCGATCCGAATGGAATTTGAACAGGCGTTCATGATGTATTTGCCCCGCATTTGCGAACATTGTTTAAATCCCGGGTGTGTAGCTTCTTGCCCGTCCGGCGCCATGTACAAACGTGACGAAGACGGCATTGTGCTGGTGGATCAAGAAGCATGCCGCGGCTGGCGTTTCTGCATGTCGGGTTGCCCGTATAAGAAGGTCTATTTTAACTGGCAGACGAAAAAAGCGGAAAAATGCACATTCTGTTTCCCGAGAATTGAAGCTGGTTTGCCGACAGTATGCTCGGAAACGTGCACAGGCCGTATTCGATATATCGGAATTCTCCTATACGATGCGGATCGGGTGCAGGAAGCAGCTTCTACGCCAAATGAAAAAGATTTATATCAGGCCCAATTGAGCTTATTCCTGGATCCGAATGATCCTGCTGTGATCGAGCAAGCGCGAAAAGATGGAATTGCTGACGACTGGATTGAAGCAGCGCAACATTCGCCGATTTACAAGCTGGCGATCAAGTACGGTGTGGCATTGCCGCTGCATCCGGAGTATCGTACGTTGCCAATGGTCTGGTATGTACCGCCGTTAAGTCCGATCATGAACGTTTTTGAAGGGAAAGGCAGCGAACTGAACGGCGATGTCATCTTCCCGGCGATTGAAGAAATGAGAATTCCGGTTGAATATTTGGCCAGTATTCTGACCGCCGGCGACACGGATGTGATTCGCCTGGTATTGGGAAGAATGGCTGCCATGCGCCATTATATGCGCAGCCAAACAACAGGGAAAGCGGCCAATCTTGAATTGCTTGAATCGCTTGGATTGACGGAAGAGACAGTGCAGGAAATGTACCGTTTATTGGCCATTGCCAAATACGAAGACAGATTTGTGATTCCGACCGCACATAAAGAGCAAGCGATGAATTTGTACAGCGAACAAGGATCGACAGGTTTTTCCTTTTCTGACTGCAATTCTTGTGAAGTAGGAGGATATTCCGGTGACAACATCCACTTCTATCCCTCATACCGAGATTGA
- the narJ gene encoding nitrate reductase molybdenum cofactor assembly chaperone — MTTSTSIPHTEIDREERQRVFQLLSLLLQYPDEWENYKELCEEVANIQHPQIKQCVFSFLEYLEAASIDECKVNYVYTFDFNSKTNLYLTYSNQGEERERGQSLVNLKQLYEAAGFAMTSEELADYLPLVLEFLAVAPMGAVLELVRLYDASVRKIYDQLQASNSPYAAVLQACIYAFEILQPQTDPNNPFKEAE, encoded by the coding sequence GTGACAACATCCACTTCTATCCCTCATACCGAGATTGATCGGGAAGAACGGCAAAGAGTGTTTCAACTGCTTTCGCTGCTGCTTCAGTATCCGGATGAATGGGAGAACTATAAAGAATTATGTGAAGAAGTAGCGAACATTCAACACCCGCAAATCAAACAATGCGTATTTTCCTTTTTGGAATATTTAGAAGCTGCAAGTATCGATGAATGCAAGGTCAATTATGTGTATACCTTTGATTTCAATTCGAAAACCAATCTCTATCTCACATATTCGAACCAAGGCGAAGAACGGGAACGTGGGCAGTCATTGGTGAATCTGAAGCAACTCTATGAAGCAGCCGGGTTTGCGATGACATCCGAAGAGTTGGCGGACTATCTGCCGCTGGTGTTGGAATTTCTGGCTGTGGCGCCGATGGGTGCCGTTCTTGAGTTGGTGCGATTGTACGATGCGTCCGTTCGCAAGATTTATGATCAATTGCAGGCTTCCAATAGCCCCTATGCAGCAGTATTGCAAGCGTGTATCTACGCATTTGAAATCTTGCAACCACAGACGGATCCAAACAATCCGTTCAAGGAGGCGGAATAA
- the narI gene encoding respiratory nitrate reductase subunit gamma, whose product MNIWQQFLWVVYPYVMTTIFIVGHIYRYNTDQLSWTAKSSEFLEKKQLRIGSLMFHFGILAVFFGHVVGLLVPKSLLTNMGISEAAYHQGAIYGGGLVGIVAFAGILLLFIRRTSNARVRATSSTGDVVVVVLLCIIMGMGLYNTIGFNLFVGGFDYRETIAPWFRGLLTFTPDAAYMIHVPLFYQLHVIFSFALFGIWPFTRLVHVWSVPVSYFRRSFIVYRRRNAVHNSRI is encoded by the coding sequence ATGAATATTTGGCAGCAATTTCTTTGGGTGGTTTACCCCTATGTCATGACCACCATTTTTATCGTCGGACATATTTACCGATATAATACGGATCAATTGTCATGGACGGCAAAATCCAGCGAATTTCTGGAGAAAAAACAATTGCGGATCGGCAGCCTCATGTTCCATTTTGGCATTTTGGCGGTGTTTTTCGGCCATGTCGTGGGATTGCTTGTTCCAAAGTCGCTATTGACAAATATGGGAATATCGGAAGCAGCGTATCACCAAGGCGCCATTTATGGCGGAGGTCTTGTCGGGATTGTCGCGTTTGCCGGAATCTTGCTGTTGTTCATCCGCCGTACCTCGAATGCGCGGGTGCGGGCGACAAGCAGTACCGGCGACGTGGTTGTCGTCGTATTATTATGTATCATTATGGGCATGGGGCTGTACAATACGATCGGTTTTAATCTGTTCGTCGGCGGTTTTGACTATCGAGAAACGATCGCTCCATGGTTTCGCGGACTGCTGACATTTACGCCGGATGCAGCTTATATGATTCATGTGCCGCTATTTTATCAATTGCATGTGATTTTCTCCTTTGCTCTTTTTGGTATTTGGCCGTTTACTCGCCTTGTACATGTATGGAGTGTGCCGGTGTCATATTTTCGTCGCAGTTTCATCGTATATCGCAGAAGGAATGCTGTTCATAACTCTCGAATCTGA
- a CDS encoding GAF domain-containing protein — protein sequence MWSLQEEIEGCLFELRRLTATDFAAIACSNQKDQTIRWVYVSGNRNDRYKRILLRPGKGIAGKVAKSGRPMVIHSFSPKSGDDPREYPILLAENLKSVVGVPITIEDRVFGILLIGSRQERIFAEQDVELVTNVAEQLGPLLKQQGGIENGNVRQITFYRHMGGHESM from the coding sequence ATGTGGAGTCTTCAAGAAGAAATTGAAGGGTGTTTATTTGAACTGCGCCGTTTGACTGCAACAGATTTTGCGGCAATTGCTTGTTCGAATCAAAAAGATCAGACCATCCGTTGGGTTTATGTTTCCGGTAACCGCAACGACCGTTATAAACGAATCCTGTTGCGACCGGGCAAAGGGATTGCCGGAAAAGTTGCAAAGTCCGGACGACCGATGGTCATCCACTCCTTTTCTCCCAAAAGCGGGGACGATCCGCGGGAATATCCGATTCTTTTGGCTGAAAATTTAAAGTCGGTAGTCGGCGTGCCGATTACGATTGAAGATCGAGTATTTGGAATCTTGCTGATTGGCAGCAGACAGGAACGCATATTTGCAGAGCAGGATGTTGAGCTTGTCACAAATGTTGCAGAACAATTGGGACCACTATTAAAACAACAAGGCGGGATAGAAAATGGGAATGTTCGACAAATCACCTTTTATCGTCATATGGGAGGTCACGAGAGCATGTGA